In Besnoitia besnoiti strain Bb-Ger1 chromosome I, whole genome shotgun sequence, the genomic window AGTGTATCCCAtaagctgccgccgcgcccgcaggcacCCACCGACTTTTATTTCTAAACAGTGTGAATCCGCATGTGTCAGGTCCGACGTGGAACGGTTGGGTCACAGGAAGGAGCTGGCGGTCTGCGGGAAAAGTGGCGCTTCGTCTTCATCTGCACGCGAGGCTCGGGGGCGCCAAGGGCTGTGCTCCTCACAACCTGCGATCACTCGCATGCGGGAAGTACAGTGAAATATACAGCAGATGAGCCTGAAGCAGGTGCCCGCGAGGAATATCGGGGAGACTCTAGTCCCGTTTCACTCGGCAGCGACACACGACAACACGACAGCCCTCGTCGCGCTTGGCAGATCTTTTCTCCATTGTCTCCCTGCACCCTACCCCCCGTACATGCAATTGAATAGACAATCCTACCTGCACGCATGTGCGTATGCCTCTATGGCGTGGCCGTGCAAAAGCCTATTTCCTTGTATCGATGCGGAAAGCTACAAGAGAGCATGTGACCCATCGCCTTcctgtgtctccgccgcactTTATCCGCCCATCAGTTTTGTGAGATTCGGTAcacagccgccgcgtgccACGTCAAGTCACGCGGTTCCTCGAGTCCACGAGCAGTGCGATActggagcagcggcggctgctgcatcgCCCCCGCTTTTTTGGCGCACGACGCTCAGCGTGCCTCGAGTCTCGCAGTTGCCTTACACTGCTACACACCGAGCTGTTCACAGCTACGTCAGACTAAGTCAGCAACCCCGGAAGCTCGGTCTTTGTAAGCCCGCGCCTAGCACGCACTGGCGTCTGTGAAACAGATCTTCCTATGTAAATGCTcatcatatatatgtacgtacagacatatgtatatatgtccGATGTccagtatatatatatatatatatatatatatatatatatatatatatatatatatatatatatatatatatatttgtgtatcTACATACCTCTTTAGGAAGTGTAGTATacgtatttatatatgtattacACATCAAGGCACGATACCACATCAAGTGGACCACCATGCTGAATCGCAggctctgccgcggctgaAAAAACTGACAGAGAAATGCGTGTTCAACGTTAAGAGGGGTTCTGCCGCCTGTGATGACCTCAGTAGAATGAACAACTGAGATGGCAGATCCCGGAAGGATACAGCTACACTTAACGCTCTACCGCGGACAAAGGCGGATTTTCGGAAGACCCTTCTCGTCTCATCTCATATCgatttatatgtatatatatatatactatatatatacatatagaaatcgatatacatatatagacataCATAATCTCGTGAGAAGGTGACATGAACAGTCGGTCAGTGATGTTGCTTTCTTTCCTTGCGGGTCAGTCCGAACACCAGCGTTGTCGGTAAAGTTTTCTGCACAGGCGTTTACCACCCTCTACAAACTGtacaagtatatatatatatatatatatatacatgtaccCCGGTGCAGAGGGTGTAGCGTTAGGTGGTGAAAGACGCCTAGCTGACCTTGCGCTCTTGCAGATGTCGCTGGGATTCTATGAATCGGCGCCACCGGCGCAACGAGTAACTCTGCTACACTTCCTGTGAGGACATCTGCCAGAGACTAAGCGGATCGAAGACGCAAATCCTACAGGGGCCACGCGACTTGCGTGTGTGTTTTCGCATGCCATTAAGAAGGAATATGAATAAAATCGGGAGCTCGTCCGAACGGAGAGACCAGCAAGGGGAAAATCTGCTGTGTACGAACATTTGGGAGTATGTATGCACGAATCCCTGTACGGAGGCAACGGCGTTTGCATGGTCATTTCCCTGAGAGCCGTTTGAGCCTCGCAAATGTTCGACGGAAACAAAAATCCCGAGGCGCTGCAATCACCCACGAGTGATCTCATGTATTGTGTCTGCCTTACAGtccctcgtctgcagccgcatcgacgcctcccccccccccctcccccctcacCGTGTGcactctcgctgccgccatcctggctctgcgtcgtctgtgcGGCCGTTTGACACGTTTTCGAAAACCGTAGCTCCTCTGCTTTCTGGCTAAAGAATCCCCCGGTGCTCGCACGCAGGTGTGCCctgtcggcgccttcgcaggcacTCCCTCCTACTTACCCCTTCCCCCGGAgtacgacgaagaggacgacccCAGTTTGGTCAACTCGCCGGTTGCAAGTTTCACGAGGTCTTCGATTTCCACCGCCGTCCAGTGAGACACGGCCTTTCCCTTGACGTAGATGACTTTGTCCTTCACATACATGTTTGTCCTCCCGTAGGCGTAGACTTGCCTGCCCTCCTCGATTCGACCCAGCTTCGGCTTGAACAGCAGgcccttctccttcgcgagcCCTTCCAGGTACTCGAGCAGGCTGACTGCGCCcactgcgggcgccgcccccgcgggtccgccgtcgccaggGCCCCCCTCGGGGGGCATCGGGGGCGGCGGAcccgcgggggcggcgccagcgcccaAGCCGGGATCCCCGCGGGGCGGGAAGGGCCCGACGGCCCGGGgcgtggcgggcggcgggtgcgggaaggcggaggcgtcgggcggcagcggcgcggcgccgttcgcgGGGGCTTGAGGAACGACAGGAAGcccgagcgcggcggacgcgtaGTTCatgagctgcagcgcctcgacgaaGACGCCTTGGACGCGGGGGTGGGTtaccagcgcctgcggcaggaTTTCTTTCCAACCCGAATACCACTCCAGGATTTCGGTGAAGTCGGCATGCGTCGAGCTGATCCACACtttgagcagctgcagccagcGCGGGAAGAAGGCTGTGAGGAAAAGGTTGACAAGCATCTCCAGGGGGAGGAGCGGCGCCCAAACGAGGACGTCGTGGAGGGCGTCAGTGTTTTGTTTATCGGGTCGGATCGGCATGTTGAGCAGGTGCTCGTGGAGCTTGGGCATGACAGaccgctgcagaagcgcggcgaagctgtAGGCGTCGAAGATCTCCTTCCACGGCACCAACAGGTTCACTGCGCTGCGGTCCGTCGCCTTCCACTTGGCGTCCAGCGCGAGCCCGATCTTGAGCCGCAGTGGTGAAGAGAGGAGCTGCAGATGGACGGGCGTGAGGTGCGGTAGCCAGGGATGCAACCAGGTGTGAATCGGCACGCGTGCCTTGACCGGGTTCCAGAGGTCTACAGCTTCCAGCAACTTGTGCAGAATCACGTCTTCAATCAAATaccgcgccgcgtctggcGGAAGCGCCCCCAGCCACCGCTCGACCAACGTCAGCACGCAAACCCCGCGGGTCTCGCCAgaccccgccgcgcccgtctccgcctcagccgcgccacggctctctccgctctcctccgcgcgcttcaTCCGTgtgccctcgccctcgtcgggcTCCCAGTCGTTGACCAGCGCCGTCCGCAGAGTCTCCAACACCGTCAGCCGCAGCACGTGCTCCAGTGCGTACGCGCCGAGGCGGTAGGACTCTGCGGacgcctgcggagacagccgccgcagccgcagcgccgccgtgtTGCCAtccagcgcgaggcgaaaggTGAAGGTCtcttgccgccggcgctgcagaacTGCGCCCTCGACCCGCCCCGAAAGAAGCGGGAAAAGCCACGAGTGCACCGCCAGCCCgtcgggcgacgccgaggcctccGACGCGTCcagccctcgcgcccgcgcgagcgccaggtGCAGCGCGCGGACTTCTGCCGCTTCGCGCTGTTGAAGAGCAGAAAAGAAGGCAACCAGGCGCCCGACTGCCACGGGCAACTGCGTGCTGAAGTCGGGCTCTGAGGGACTTTccagcgacgaagaggccgcccgagacggcgcgagcggccgccAGTTTTTGAGCGAGCgctggagccgcgggcgaagcACCGCCGTGAGGAGGGCGGGGACGTGGAGCATGCGGAATTCGAGAGGACACCGCGTGTGTAAGTCTTTCGCCAGCTCCAAGGCTTCGTCGAGCCCAAAGGGATCGCCGGCGCGACTGGGCGATGGAGCGCCGCGTGGCAGGCGATTGCTggaggcctccgccttcggGCTTTCCCGCGGGCTCGTACTCCGGTCTCGGCTGAGTCTCTCGGCCGGCGTGCTCGCGCTGCGACTCCTCACTTCACTGGCGTTGCCTCGTTCCTTCGAATCTGCAGACTCTCGCGACTTCTCTCGGTGCTTCTGCTCGCTCTGCGACGAGCCGCGTCGGTCGTCCTCTcggtcgtcgtcgcccctgcGCTCTCTGGacctctcctcgtctcccttggcggcggcagagtctctctcttttcgccttctccgtcgttcgtcgtcctcgtctttctctctgcgtctgcggcgtcgctcttcgtcttcttcgtcgtcccgCGATCgcccgtcgcggcgccggcttcCCCAggacgcctcgcgccggtcttcctccctgccgcctcgctccttcgctctgcctcctctgtcctcctcctcctcgcaggTCGCGGCTCCGTGCGACGCCCCGCCGCTGAAGTCAAGCTTCTCcctcaggcgccgcagagcgtcCTCGACTTGgctcacgcgccgcgcaagggtgcgggcgctgcgcaaCGAAGCAAAGATGGAGCGCTCaagggccgccgcggcgctcgggtCGTggctcttctcctcgccgtcgttgTTCTCCCTCGCGTCCCACACGTCCTCAGCGTCGAGGTCGGCTTCACCTGGGTCGCTGGGGGCCTCGGTGTACCTCAGCAGATTCGCCTCttgctccttcttctccaaGACGACGCGTCTCAGTTCGTCCTGCACATTCTGAATCAcgtggcgcagctgcagctgcaggctgcgGAGCGGCGCATCGCGTGCGAGCTTGGCGCCCTTCTTCCGCCCcgtctcgtcgccgtcgccctccgcgagaCCCTGCAGGATGttgtcgtcgtcctcgtcggcggcgccgtcggcaACGCGCTTGTGGTGAAGAAGCGTCTCGCGCAGGTCGTTTTTGTCCTGAATCACGCGGATCTCGGGACCGGTCATGTCCAGGATGCGGacggaagccgcggcgactTTATCACgactccgctgcgcctgcagacgacCCTCTGCCGCgatctccgccgccgtctgcgccagccgtttcttccgcctctcggcTGCGCTCAACTTgtcgccgcccttcttccAAGCCTCGGAgaagccgctcgccgcgtcgtcccgCTTGCCCAGCAAAATGTCGAGCGCTGTCGAACCCTTGCCCGTAGAAGGACGTCCCACGCGCTCACCGGACTCCTGAAAATAAAAAAACTCTACGGAACTGCATGCAGCGTCCGAACCAGCAAACTAACCGACGAGGCCACGGAGACCCCAAACCCACCGCAGAGAACTGTGCCAGCGCGTTCAAcgcgaaagaaaacagaaCGGCGCCGTGATGCGCTCAGGTAAAAATCCTTGGAAAACGAACAATGGTACAGTTCAAGATAAAGACTCGGCGCCGAAACCAACGCAGGGCAGCGGGACCCACCCTCACAGCAAGCTCCCCTTGCGCAactatgtatatgtatatataagtGTGCATACagatacataaatatatctatatttatacctatatatatacatatatacatatgtatataaatatctGAATGATTTATATAAAAAGAGGTGCGAGAGCACAGAGAAGTAGATCCGTAGAGAGGACGGTAAAGACGAACCCAGTGATATCGTGCGACCTATGTAACCAGGTAGGAAGCAgatagatgcacagatggcTAGGTACAGAtcgcgagagagggaagtTCGAGCAGTCGATGCATCTTCGAGTTCGCCTACCTGCAGGCCgcggtttttctctctgacGCGGACTTCGATGGGGTTAGCGACCCCCGTGCCGTGGCGGCCAAGGCCTCCACCTTTGAAGCCCATCTTTTTGAGCAGCTTGAAGCCCACACCGTACGTTTTTTCCATTTTGGCGAATCCCCACGTGTTTCTCTCAACTTTGAGCGACGCggtgtctctgtcgcctcgctgaccttcagcgccgcccttcgcgcGGTCGCTGGAGAATTCGAAGCGATTCGACTTGCCGgttctctcctcctcctcgctgctaCACGAATCGCTCTCTGAAGACAACGCTGCCTCTGCACcgtccttcgcggcctcggcagGGGCAGCCGCCTCACCCTCgagcttcctccgcttctgctcgcgcgcggcctcgcggtcgcccgcAGGATCGCTGGAGACACTCGACGAGGCGGTAGGAGGCGATGACGCCGCAGACTGGAATCCCTGCACTCCGCtgggcgtcttcgccggcgcgtcttttgccttttcttccttttcatcttcttcctcgctcgaCTCGTAAGCGTCGCCGAGAACTTCTTTGAGCACCTGAGCGTTCAGCAGCTGGTCGTGGagcgagaggccggcgacgccgccttcgtcctcctcgggtTCGGCTTCCGCATCGTCTTCGGTCGCGGCGAGTTTCTCCTCCCGCACAGGCGACGAAGattttctgcgttttttcttctttttctcggggttcgcttcgccgtcgccggccttcttcgcctccccctcggcgctgctgggCTTCCAGACGCCGCCCTTCACGAACTTGATCGCGCCGCCCTTCACcttcccgccgcccgcgtagagactcgcctcgtcgtcgctgctgtccAGCAGAAAGTGactcgttttctcctcgtcATCGGGCTCGACGGGGCCTCCAAACACGCCGTAGATCTGCTCATgcttgcgcgcctcgcgagcggaggcagcaaaagaaaacgacgaaccgccgcgccggcgagacccgcccgccgcggacgaTCCGTCGCCGCTCATCGCGGCTCCGGGGGGGGCGAGATGGGGGGGAGCAAAAATGTCGAGGAAACGAGAATGGCGACAGAAATGAGCCGCGGAATCCCACAGAGGAGCGTGGCGAGtggcgagaggaagcgacagAGGGGGGATGAAAGAACTCGAGacccgcgcgaggagaggccaAGGAAACTGCGTCACCCGCTGCCAGGGGTCATCGAAACTGGAGAGCAGGGAACGACTGACAGGGAACGAAGATCAGACGAAGGCAGGCAtaaagagagcgaggagtgAGAGGCCGTCCGGAGGGGGCAaacaagaaaaagagaaacaaggggcgtctcgcgcttcagCGGTCTTTCAGTCTTCCACTGGGTGTTTTAAAAAATGAAAAAGAAATACGAGAAAGTGAAGAGAGAGATTAGgagcgaaaaaagaagaaacaCGGAGGCCAGGAGAGCATGTACGAGTCTAAAGCATGCAGGCGTCGCAAAGGGACAGGAGCGAGATAAGAAGTGGTGGAAAATTGAAAAAGCCCCTAGAAGTAGATCTCTTTGGATTCTTTGCTAGCAAGAGCGGAAAGAGCAGAATgacaagagaaaaaaacgaaagacCTCTCCTCAGTCAGGCGGGTTGATCCCCCCCTCCCGACTCACACACAGGAGAAGCCGGCAGGCGAGCAGGAATTAGATGCATATTCCCTCTGACAACGAGGGACTCTACGCGGAATAAGCCCCTTATcccgagaagaaaagaaggaatCGGGCGTGGCGGGTTCGGCGGCGACCCAACATGCTTGGCAAGTTCGAAGCAGTCCAGCCCAGCGTTTTTTCGcggacgcatgcgcggcgtAAATCTCGGGTATTCGGGCGAAAACCATGCGAGATTTGTTTTTGTGAAACGCAGTCTTTACAATACACTCCTGAAATCATGTCGAAGTGGTGTAGGCTCTTCACGGCACCACTGTGAAAGGGGgtggagaaagaaaaactcCCGTCGCCGCTTCAAGCCCTAGAGTTTGTAGAGCCGCCGCCAGGGGGCGAACGCTGAAAGCTCTGGTGACTAGATTCCCCATGATTACATGCTTATTTCACATGCGCTTGCCCTCGCCTTTTGACATGCGTAGGAGAAGAGGCTTAACGCGTGTTATGGTGAGGCTGTCGCGTCTCAAGTCGATGAAACCTCATCCGGTTCGAAAAGAGTGCGTATCTACATATACATGGGTTCACTATTAATTCTCAGGCATGGGCGCATCATACGCATCGCTCAGATCAAATAGGCGTCTTTGGGAT contains:
- a CDS encoding G-patch domain-containing protein (encoded by transcript BESB_008650), which produces MSGDGSSAAGGSRRRGGSSFSFAASAREARKHEQIYGVFGGPVEPDDEEKTSHFLLDSSDDEASLYAGGGKVKGGAIKFVKGGVWKPSSAEGEAKKAGDGEANPEKKKKKRRKSSSPVREEKLAATEDDAEAEPEEDEGGVAGLSLHDQLLNAQVLKEVLGDAYESSEEEDEKEEKAKDAPAKTPSGVQGFQSAASSPPTASSSVSSDPAGDREAAREQKRRKLEGEAAAPAEAAKDGAEAALSSESDSCSSEEEERTGKSNRFEFSSDRAKGGAEGQRGDRDTASLKVERNTWGFAKMEKTYGVGFKLLKKMGFKGGGLGRHGTGVANPIEVRVREKNRGLQESGERVGRPSTGKGSTALDILLGKRDDAASGFSEAWKKGGDKLSAAERRKKRLAQTAAEIAAEGRLQAQRSRDKVAAASVRILDMTGPEIRVIQDKNDLRETLLHHKRVADGAADEDDDNILQGLAEGDGDETGRKKGAKLARDAPLRSLQLQLRHVIQNVQDELRRVVLEKKEQEANLLRYTEAPSDPGEADLDAEDVWDARENNDGEEKSHDPSAAAALERSIFASLRSARTLARRVSQVEDALRRLREKLDFSGGASHGAATCEEEEDRGGRAKERGGREEDRREASWGSRRRDGRSRDDEEDEERRRRRREKDEDDERRRRRKERDSAAAKGDEERSRERRGDDDREDDRRGSSQSEQKHREKSRESADSKERGNASEVRSRSASTPAERLSRDRSTSPRESPKAEASSNRLPRGAPSPSRAGDPFGLDEALELAKDLHTRCPLEFRMLHVPALLTAVLRPRLQRSLKNWRPLAPSRAASSSLESPSEPDFSTQLPVAVGRLVAFFSALQQREAAEVRALHLALARARGLDASEASASPDGLAVHSWLFPLLSGRVEGAVLQRRRQETFTFRLALDGNTAALRLRRLSPQASAESYRLGAYALEHVLRLTVLETLRTALVNDWEPDEGEGTRMKRAEESGESRGAAEAETGAAGSGETRGVCVLTLVERWLGALPPDAARYLIEDVILHKLLEAVDLWNPVKARVPIHTWLHPWLPHLTPVHLQLLSSPLRLKIGLALDAKWKATDRSAVNLLVPWKEIFDAYSFAALLQRSVMPKLHEHLLNMPIRPDKQNTDALHDVLVWAPLLPLEMLVNLFLTAFFPRWLQLLKVWISSTHADFTEILEWYSGWKEILPQALVTHPRVQGVFVEALQLMNYASAALGLPVVPQAPANGAAPLPPDASAFPHPPPATPRAVGPFPPRGDPGLGAGAAPAGPPPPMPPEGGPGDGGPAGAAPAVGAVSLLEYLEGLAKEKGLLFKPKLGRIEEGRQVYAYGRTNMYVKDKVIYVKGKAVSHWTAVEIEDLVKLATGELTKLGSSSSSYSGGRGK